A window of Excalfactoria chinensis isolate bCotChi1 chromosome Z, bCotChi1.hap2, whole genome shotgun sequence contains these coding sequences:
- the VCP gene encoding transitional endoplasmic reticulum ATPase codes for MASGSDSKADDLSTAILKQKNRPNRLIVDEAINEDNSVVSLSQAKMDELQLFRGDTVLLKGKKRREAVCIVLSDDTCSDEKIRMNRVVRNNLRVRLGDVISIQPCPDVKYGKRIHVLPIDDTVEGITGNLFEVYLKPYFLEAYRPIRKGDIFLVRGGMRAVEFKVVETDPSPYCIVAPDTVIHCEGEPIKREDEEESLNEVGYDDIGGCRKQLAQIKEMVELPLRHPALFKAIGVKPPRGILLYGPPGTGKTLIARAVANETGAFFFLINGPEIMSKLAGESESNLRKAFEEAEKNAPAIIFIDELDAIAPKREKTHGEVERRIVSQLLTLMDGLKQRAHVIVMAATNRPNSIDPALRRFGRFDREVDIGIPDATGRLEILQIHTKNMKLADDVDLEQVANETHGHVGADLAALCSEAALQAIRKKMDLIDLEDETIDAEVMNSLAVTMDDFRWALSQSNPSALRETVVEVPQVTWEDIGGLEDVKRELQELVQYPVEHPDKFLKFGMTPSKGVLFYGPPGCGKTLLAKAIANECQANFISIKGPELLTMWFGESEANVREIFDKARQAAPCVLFFDELDSIAKARGGNIGDGGGAADRVINQILTEMDGMSTKKNVFIIGATNRPDIIDPAILRPGRLDQLIYIPLPDEKSRVAILKANLRKSPVAKDVDLDFLAKMTNGFSGADLTEICQRACKLAIRESIESEIRRERERQTNPSAMEVEEDDPVPEIRRDHFEEAMRFARRSVSDNDIRKYEMFAQTLQQSRGFGSFRFPSGNQGGAGPSQGTGGGSGGNVYSEDNDDDLYG; via the exons ATGGCCTCGGGATCCGA ttctAAAGCAGATGACTTATCGACTGCTATTCTGAAGCAGAAGAACAGGCCCAATCGGTTAATTGTTGATGAAGCCATCAATGAAGACAACAGTGTTGTGTCTCTGTCCCAG GCAAAAATGGATGAATTGCAGCTGTTCAGAGGAGACACTGTTCtcctgaaaggaaagaagaggagagaagCAGTCTGCATTGTTCTGTCAGATGATACGTGCTCAGATGAGAAGATTCGCATGAATAGGGTTGTTCGCAACAACCTGAGAGTGCGCCTTGGTGATGTGATCAG cATCCAGCCCTGCCCAGATGTGAAGTATGGCAAACGTATCCACGTGCTGCCAATTGATGACACAGTAGAAGGGATCACAGGGAATCTCTTCGAGGTCTATCTCAAACCGTACTTCCTGGAGGCATACAGACCCATCAGGAAAG GTGACATTTTCCTGGTGCGTGGAGGGATGCGTGCAGTGGAGTTCAAAGTGGTGGAGACAGATCCAAGCCCTTACTGCATAGTGGCTCCAGACACAGTGATCCATTGTGAAGGAGAGCCCATCAAACGAGAG GATGAAGAAGAGTCACTGAATGAGGTGGGTTATGATGACATTGGTGGCTGCCGGAAGCAGCTGGCTCAGATCAAAGAGATGGTGGAACTTCCTCTCCGACACCCTGCTCTCTTCAAGGCCATAGGGGTGAAG ccTCCACGGGGAATCCTGCTGTATGGTCCACCTGGCACTGGCAAAACACTGATTGCCCGAGCAGTGGCCAATGAAACTGgggctttcttcttcctgattAATG gtCCTGAGATCATGAGCAAGCTGGCTGGTGAGTCTGAAAGCAACCTGAGGAAAGCCTttgaagaagctgaaaaaaatgcaCCTGCCATCATTTTCATTGATGAACTGGATGCCATTGCTCCAAAGAGAGAGAAG ACGCATGGAGAGGTGGAGCGTCGCATCGTGTCTCAGCTATTGACTCTTATGGATGGACTGAAACAGAGAGCACATGTGATTGTTATGGCAGCTACCAACAGACCAAACAGCATTGACCCAGCACTCAGGCGATTTG GTCGTTTTGACAGAGAGGTAGATATTGGTATCCCAGATGCAACTGGGCGCCTGGAGATCCTGCAGATCCACACAAAAAATATGAAACTGGCTGATGATGTGGATCTGGAGCAG gTGGCAAATGAGACCCATGGACATGTTGGTGCTGACTTGGCTGCTCTTTGCTCAGAAGCTGCTCTTCAGGCTATCAGAAAGAAGATGGATCTCATTGACCTGGAAGATGAAACCATTGATGCTGAAGTGATGAACTCACTGGCTGTGACCATGGATGACTTCAGG TGGGCTCTGAGCCAGAGCAACCCTTCTGCTCTTCGGGAGACTGTGGTGGAGGTGCCACAAGTTACTTGGGAAGATATTGGTGGTCTAGAAGATGTAAAGAGAGAACTCCAGGAGCTTGTACAG TATCCTGTGGAGCACCCAGACAAGTTCCTCAAATTTGGCATGACTCCATCAAAAGGGGTTCTGTTCTATGGGCCGCCTGGTTGTGGTAAAACACTTTTGGCCAAAGCCATTGCCAACGAATGCCAGGCGAACTTCATTTCCATCAAGGGGCCAGAATTGCTCACCATGTGGTTTGGAGAGTCAGAAGCCAACGTGCGAGAGATCTTTGACAAG GCCCGCCAAGCAGCCCCTTGTGTGCTCTTCTTTGATGAGCTGgactccattgcaaaggctCGAGGTGGGAATATTGGAGATGGTGGTGGTGCTGCAGATCGTGTCATCAACCAGATCCTGACAGAGATGGATGGCATGTCCACCAAGAAGAACGTCTTCATCATTGGTGCTACCAACAGGCCAGACATCATTGACCCAGCCATCTTGCGCCCTGGCCGCCTGGATCAACTCATCTACATCCCCCTGCCTGATGAGAAGTCCCGGGTTGCTATTCTTAAAGCCAACCTGAGGAAATCACCAGTTGCTAAG gATGTTGACCTGGATTTCCTAGCTAAGATGACCAATGGCTTTTCGGGGGCTGACCTGACAGAAATCTGCCAGCGTGCCTGCAAACTGGCCATCCGAGAGTCCATTGAGAGTGAGATCAGAAGAGAACGTGAGAGGCAGACCAACCCTTCTGCCATG gaagtGGAGGAGGATGACCCGGTTCCTGAGATACGCAGGGATCACTTTGAGGAGGCCATGCGCTTTGCTCGCCGCTCTGTCAGTGACAACGACATCAGGAAATATGAGATGTTTGCACAGACTCTACAGCAGAGCCGTGGCTTTGGCAGCTTCAG gttcCCATCAGGTAaccagggaggtgctgggccGAGCCAAGGTACAGGAGGTGGCAGCGGGGGCAACGTGTACAGTGAAGACAACGACGATGATCTCTATGGTTAA
- the FANCG gene encoding Fanconi anemia group G protein isoform X2, with amino-acid sequence MKRLRCGAAPEPGCLQAWAAECEALAGRWRAARGSAHGGAATAARRLRGAFGELLLRMQGLPPVLPTMPLELTVLYNSLLFVMGTSDCTIKGEAEGIRHGLLRVLEACGTSGQDLSTEELWQKVLREVTVEELQSPLHRLGALQAAWWLAANCLQSITDLFRLLSRSEDPGRAPCSGEKNELLTLLKAWRAPAEEASISLVQSTEDLKETLCTAVAFLQGLQELEAGNLSTSLSLLQEAAGGFCSKKVLAQIYVCLGCCAQRMGKPQTALQHLKRALQIDFKCHPALFHTAAVYQELGETDAELQALSLLYEALERNPPSTTSSSPYFLIRVDLLVNTPILVSLLHHRQPSEVKYLLAQRCLQDGRVADAVEHYLDFLALLQEGLQQQVPLDGDSLLPRIPEVFLEAASALEQDGRHQDSLTVCDEVISRTTNLIPQIVQIEEKLERPVCASLEAGLAGGLPAQKRESLCCLMWRAAAYLHQGWVWTKLGKSKEALMQFSRCLSELLRFQPCGHGVEPAESLLPEVKVLQKIRLLSLIGRGMQFLEQEKHKEALLDFQHGLQISPDDPTAAFYLVQVLWKLNRKQEAAVYWQKYLESPPVEDRQQERQGRSFPLYLDSCLKQAAFPQNASLVTCIQDYLRTTRQDSSV; translated from the exons atGAAGCGGCTGCGGTGCGGGGCGGCCCCGGAGCcgggctgcctgcaggcatgGGCGGCCGAGTGCGAGGCCCTGGCCGGGCGATGGCGG GCAGCGCGGGGCTCGGCGCACGGAGGAGCGGCTACGGCGGCGCGGCGGCTGCGAGGCGCCTtcggggagctgctgctgcggATGCAGG GCTTGCCACCTGTCCTCCCCACAATGCCTCTGGAGCTTACCGTACTCTACAACTCCCTGCTGTTTGTCATGGGAACGTCTGACTGCACCAtcaaaggagaagcagaaggaataCGCCATGGGCTTCTCAGGG TTTTGGAGGCTTGTGGAACCTCTGGGCAGGACCTTAGCACAGAAGAGCTGTGGCAGAAGGTGTTGCGGGAAGTAACTGTTGAGGAACTACAGTCACCTTTGCACCGGCTGGGGGCCTTGCAGGCAGCGTGGTGGCTGGCAGCCAACTGCCTGCAGAGCATCACTGACCTCTTTCGGCTCCTAAGCAGATCTGAG GATCCAGGGAGAGCTCCCTGCAGTGGAGAGAAGAATGAGCTCCTCACCCTTCTCAAGGCATGGAGAGCACCTGCTGAGGAGGCCTCCATTTCCCTCGTACAGAGCACTGAGGACTTGAAGGAGACCCTGTGCACTGCAGTTGCCTTCTTGCAAG GGTTGCAAGAGCTGGAGGCAGGGAACCTGTCcacctccctttcccttctccaggaggctgcaggaggatTCTGCTCCAAGAAGGTCCTGGCCCAGATCTACGTCTGCCTCGGCTGTTGTGCTCAGAGAATG GGCAAGCCCCAGACAGCACTTCAGCACCTGAAGCGGGCCCTCCAGATAGACTTCAAGTGCCATCCTGCCCTgtttcacacagcagcagtgtaCCAGGAGCTGGGGGAGACAGATGCGGAGCTGCAGGCCCTGTCTCTACTCTATGAG GCTCTGGAAAGAAACCCTCCATCAACTACTTCCTCTAGTCCATACTTCTTAATCCGAGTAGATCTCCTTGTCAATACACCAATATTGGTTTCTCTCCTTCACCATCGCCAACCCTCTGAAGTGAAGTACCTGTTGGCACAAAGGTGTCTCCAGGATGGGAG GGTGGCTGATGCAGTGGAACATTACCTGGATTTTCTGGCTCTGCTTCAGGAGGGACTACAGCAACAG GTACCCCTAGATGGTGACTCACTTCTTCCTAGGATCCCCGAGGTGTTCCTGGAAGCAGCATCTGCCTTGGAGCAGGATGGAAGACATCAAGATTCATTAACAGTGTGTGATGAGGTCATCAGCCGGACAACTAACCTGATCCCACAGATAGTACAAATTGAGGAGAAGCTGGAACGGCCAGTGTGTGCATCACTGGAGGCTGGGCTGGCTGGTGGGCTGCCAGCACAAAAGAGAGAGAGTCTGTGCTGCCTCATGTGGAGAGCAGCTGCGTACCTCCACCAGGGCTGGGTGTGGACCAAGCTGGGCAAGAGCAAGGAGGCCCTAATGCAGTTCAGCAG GTGCCTCAGTGAGCTCTTGCGATTTCAGCCTTGTGGGCATGGTGTTGAACCAGCAG AGAGTCTCCTGCCAGAAGTGAAGGTTCTCCAGAAGATCAGGTTGCTTTCTCTGATTGGGCGAGGTATGCAGTTTTTGGAGCAGGAAAAGCACAAGGAAGCCTTGCTCGATTTCCAGCATGGCTTGCAGATCTCACCAG ATGACCCAACTGCTGCCTTCTACCTGGTGCAAGTCCTGTGGAAACTGAATCGAAAACAAGAGGCTGCTGTTTACTGGCAGAAGTACTTGGAGAGCCCTCCTGTGGAAGACAGGCAGcaggaaaggcaaggaagaT CCTTCCCTTTGTACCTGGACTCATGTCTGAAGCAGGCAGCCTTCCCACAGAATGCATCTCTTGTTACATGCATACAGGATTACCTCAGGACCACGAGGCAGGATTCCTCAGTGTAG
- the FANCG gene encoding Fanconi anemia group G protein isoform X1, giving the protein MPLELTVLYNSLLFVMGTSDCTIKGEAEGIRHGLLRVLEACGTSGQDLSTEELWQKVLREVTVEELQSPLHRLGALQAAWWLAANCLQSITDLFRLLSRSEDPGRAPCSGEKNELLTLLKAWRAPAEEASISLVQSTEDLKETLCTAVAFLQGLQELEAGNLSTSLSLLQEAAGGFCSKKVLAQIYVCLGCCAQRMGKPQTALQHLKRALQIDFKCHPALFHTAAVYQELGETDAELQALSLLYEALERNPPSTTSSSPYFLIRVDLLVNTPILVSLLHHRQPSEVKYLLAQRCLQDGRVADAVEHYLDFLALLQEGLQQQVPLDGDSLLPRIPEVFLEAASALEQDGRHQDSLTVCDEVISRTTNLIPQIVQIEEKLERPVCASLEAGLAGGLPAQKRESLCCLMWRAAAYLHQGWVWTKLGKSKEALMQFSRCLSELLRFQPCGHGVEPAESLLPEVKVLQKIRLLSLIGRGMQFLEQEKHKEALLDFQHGLQISPDDPTAAFYLVQVLWKLNRKQEAAVYWQKYLESPPVEDRQQERPFPLYLDSCLKQAAFPQNASLVTCIQDYLRTTRQDSSV; this is encoded by the exons ATGCCTCTGGAGCTTACCGTACTCTACAACTCCCTGCTGTTTGTCATGGGAACGTCTGACTGCACCAtcaaaggagaagcagaaggaataCGCCATGGGCTTCTCAGGG TTTTGGAGGCTTGTGGAACCTCTGGGCAGGACCTTAGCACAGAAGAGCTGTGGCAGAAGGTGTTGCGGGAAGTAACTGTTGAGGAACTACAGTCACCTTTGCACCGGCTGGGGGCCTTGCAGGCAGCGTGGTGGCTGGCAGCCAACTGCCTGCAGAGCATCACTGACCTCTTTCGGCTCCTAAGCAGATCTGAG GATCCAGGGAGAGCTCCCTGCAGTGGAGAGAAGAATGAGCTCCTCACCCTTCTCAAGGCATGGAGAGCACCTGCTGAGGAGGCCTCCATTTCCCTCGTACAGAGCACTGAGGACTTGAAGGAGACCCTGTGCACTGCAGTTGCCTTCTTGCAAG GGTTGCAAGAGCTGGAGGCAGGGAACCTGTCcacctccctttcccttctccaggaggctgcaggaggatTCTGCTCCAAGAAGGTCCTGGCCCAGATCTACGTCTGCCTCGGCTGTTGTGCTCAGAGAATG GGCAAGCCCCAGACAGCACTTCAGCACCTGAAGCGGGCCCTCCAGATAGACTTCAAGTGCCATCCTGCCCTgtttcacacagcagcagtgtaCCAGGAGCTGGGGGAGACAGATGCGGAGCTGCAGGCCCTGTCTCTACTCTATGAG GCTCTGGAAAGAAACCCTCCATCAACTACTTCCTCTAGTCCATACTTCTTAATCCGAGTAGATCTCCTTGTCAATACACCAATATTGGTTTCTCTCCTTCACCATCGCCAACCCTCTGAAGTGAAGTACCTGTTGGCACAAAGGTGTCTCCAGGATGGGAG GGTGGCTGATGCAGTGGAACATTACCTGGATTTTCTGGCTCTGCTTCAGGAGGGACTACAGCAACAG GTACCCCTAGATGGTGACTCACTTCTTCCTAGGATCCCCGAGGTGTTCCTGGAAGCAGCATCTGCCTTGGAGCAGGATGGAAGACATCAAGATTCATTAACAGTGTGTGATGAGGTCATCAGCCGGACAACTAACCTGATCCCACAGATAGTACAAATTGAGGAGAAGCTGGAACGGCCAGTGTGTGCATCACTGGAGGCTGGGCTGGCTGGTGGGCTGCCAGCACAAAAGAGAGAGAGTCTGTGCTGCCTCATGTGGAGAGCAGCTGCGTACCTCCACCAGGGCTGGGTGTGGACCAAGCTGGGCAAGAGCAAGGAGGCCCTAATGCAGTTCAGCAG GTGCCTCAGTGAGCTCTTGCGATTTCAGCCTTGTGGGCATGGTGTTGAACCAGCAG AGAGTCTCCTGCCAGAAGTGAAGGTTCTCCAGAAGATCAGGTTGCTTTCTCTGATTGGGCGAGGTATGCAGTTTTTGGAGCAGGAAAAGCACAAGGAAGCCTTGCTCGATTTCCAGCATGGCTTGCAGATCTCACCAG ATGACCCAACTGCTGCCTTCTACCTGGTGCAAGTCCTGTGGAAACTGAATCGAAAACAAGAGGCTGCTGTTTACTGGCAGAAGTACTTGGAGAGCCCTCCTGTGGAAGACAGGCAGcaggaaag gcCCTTCCCTTTGTACCTGGACTCATGTCTGAAGCAGGCAGCCTTCCCACAGAATGCATCTCTTGTTACATGCATACAGGATTACCTCAGGACCACGAGGCAGGATTCCTCAGTGTAG